Proteins encoded in a region of the Anopheles ziemanni chromosome 2, idAnoZiCoDA_A2_x.2, whole genome shotgun sequence genome:
- the LOC131292978 gene encoding microfibril-associated glycoprotein 4-like produces the protein MDYLQYKLQEVEQTLKTTIEKVDSKFETRMNAVENSLQSTIMEIEQASKERHINLQDMLIRLEKNDKERVEKGLKTIEIKTRGGLEDLQNQLNFNMSHIRQHQIAQIKSYQETSDTELKKIDENKNTLDMLTDSVRNISIQGNFNTMLLNFMHPVSSCRQAPNVSGKYMIKIAENTKPFEVLCEQTKFEGGWTVIQQRFDGSVDFYRNWTEYRNGFGSLDGEFWLGLEYVYQMTRNRPHELLVEIKDFHGNYAYAKYEEFEIGSESESYVLNKLGTHSGTAGDSMRDNQDEKFSTFDRNNDITVGNCAEERHGAWWYYHCTFSNLNGRYQNTTDYMSAMSWYYFKNDYRGMSYSRMMIRSIVN, from the exons ATGGACTATTTGCAATATAAATTGCAAGAAGTGGAGCAAACACTGAAAACAACCATCGAGAAAGTGGACTCTAAGTTCGAGACAAGAATGAATGCggtggaaaattcattgcaaagTACAATAATG gaaATTGAACAAGCCTCAAAGGAAAGGCATATTAACCTGCAAGACATGCTAATCAGACTGGAGAAAAATGATAAGGAAAGGGTGGAGAAA GGCTTGAAGACAATTGAAATCAAAACACGTGGCGGATTGGAAGATCTTCAAAATCAGTTGAATTTCAATATGAGCCACATTCGGCAACATCAAATCGCGCAAATCAAATCGTACCAAGAAACGTCGGATACGGAGCTCAAGAAAATAGATGAAAACAAGAATACTCTTGACATGTTGACAGATTCGGTACGAAATATTAGTATCCAAGGAAATTTCAACACTatgttgcttaactttatGCATCCAGTGAGTTCATGTCGGCAAGCTCCCAATGTATCAGGAAAATACATGATCAAAATTGCGGAGAATACCAAACCATTCGAGGTACTTTGTGAACAAACTAAGTTCGAAGGCGGCTGGACGGTCATCCAGCAAAGGTTTGACGGTTCAGTCGATTTTTATCGGAACTGGACCGAGTACCGCAATGGATTCGGGAGTTTGGACGGTGAATTCTGGCTCGGGCTAGAATACGTGTATCAAATGACGAGAAACCGACCCCACGAACTGTTGGTGGAGATCAAAGATTTCCATGGAAATTACGCATACGCTAAGTACGAAGAGTTTGAGATAGGTAGTGAGTCAGAGTCGTATGTGTTGAATAAATTAGGGACACACTCAGGGACAGCGGGAGATTCGATGCGAGACAATCAGGATGAAAAGTTTAGCACATTCGATCGTAACAATGATATAACAGTTGGTAATTGCGCTGAGGAGCGACACGGGGCCTGGTGGTACTATCATTGCACCTTTTCCAATTTGAACGGCCGTTATCAGAACACAACAGATTATATGAGTGCGATGTCGTGGTACTATTTCAAAAACGATTATCGTGGTATGTCTTACTCGAGAATGATGATTCGCAGTATCGTCAATTAG